In Gopherus flavomarginatus isolate rGopFla2 chromosome 1, rGopFla2.mat.asm, whole genome shotgun sequence, a single genomic region encodes these proteins:
- the FEZF1 gene encoding fez family zinc finger protein 1 has product MDNSSHHTATKILATSPVRESLSAGSNMISTSKPLAFSIERIMARTPEPKSTPGPPFLQGSVPKGDPKHSLHLNSSIPCMIPFVPVAYDPLPKAGVAGSEARKAHLDSSASPFSCGDLLNCALSLKGDFPRDALPLQQYKLVRPRVVNHSSFHAMGALCYFNRGDGPCHPSSSLNIHPVASYFLSSPLHPQPKAYLAERNKLVLPSVEKYPSGVAFKDLSQAQLQHYMKGSVQILSEKIAFKSSEFSRSSPSSKPKVFTCEVCGKVFNAHYNLTRHMPVHTGARPFVCKVCGKGFRQASTLCRHKIIHTQEKPHKCNQCGKAFNRSSTLNTHTRIHAGYKPFVCEFCGKGFHQKGNYKNHKLTHSGEKQFKCNICNKAFHQVYNLTFHMHTHNDKKPFTCPTCGKGFCRNFDLKKHVRKLHDSSLGLPRAPAEPGPDQTLQPPGPLLQQPHHP; this is encoded by the exons ATGGACAATAGTAGCCACCACACGGCGACCAAAATCTTAGCAActtctccagtcagagagagccTGTCTGCTGGAAGCAACATGATCAGCACCTCCAAACCCCTGGCGTTCTCCATTGAGCGAATCATGGCCAGGACTCCAGAGCCCAAGTCCACCCCGGGGCCGCCCTTCCTCCAAGGATCCGTGCCCAAAGGAGACCCCAAACACTCTCTGCACCTCAACTCCTCCATCCCCTGCATGATCCCCTTTGTCCCGGTGGCGTACGACCCCCTCCCCAAAGCGGGGGTGGCGGGATCAGAGGCCAGGAAGGCTCACTTGGACTCCTCCGCCTCCCCCTTCAGCTGCGGCGATCTATTGAACTGTGCCCTGAGCCTAAAAGGCGATTTCCCCCGCGacgccctgcccctgcagcagtACAAACTGGTGAGGCCGCGAGTGGTCAATCACTCCTCTTTCCACGCCATGGGAGCGCTGTGCTACTTCAACCGCGGCGACGGCCCTTGTCACCCGTCGTCCAGCCTCAACATCCACCCGGTGGCTTCTTATTTCCTCAGCTCGCCTCTGCACCCGCAGCCCAAGGCGTACCTGGCGGAGAGAAACAAACTGGTGCTGCCGTCCGTGGAAAAGTACCCTTCCGGAGTGGCCTTTAAAGACTTATCGCAGGCTCAGCTCCAGCACTACATGAAAGGAAGTGTCCAGATCCTATCGGAAAAAATCGCCTTcaagagctcggagttcagccggAGCTCTCCCAGCAGCAAGCCCAAAGTTTTCACGTGTGAAGTTTGTGGAAAG GTATTTAATGCACATTATAATTTAACTCGCCACATGCCAGTCCACACAGGAGCCAGACCCTTTGTTTGCAAAGTTTGTGGCAAGGGCTTCAGACAAGCAAGCACTCTCTGCCGGCACAAGATCATACACACCCAG GAAAAGCCTCACAAGTGTAACCAGTGCGGCAAAGCGTTTAACCGAAGTTCcactttaaacacacacacacgaatcCACGCCGGCTACAAACCTTTTGTCTGTGAATTCTGTGGCAAAGGATTTCATCAAAAAG GTAATtacaaaaaccacaaactgaCCCACAGCGGCGAGAAGCAGTTCAAGTGCAATATCTGCAACAAGGCTTTCCATCAGGTGTACAACCTGACCTTCCACATGCACACCCACAACGACAAGAAGCCCTTCACCTGCCCCACCTGCGGCAAGGGCTTCTGCAGGAACTTTGATCTCAAGAAGCATGTCCGCAAGCTGCACGACAGCTCCCTGGGACTGCCTCGAGCCCCTGCCGAGCCGGGACCAGACCAGACGCTGCAGCCGCCGGGCCCGCTGCTGCAACAGCCGCACCATCCGTGA